The Bubalus kerabau isolate K-KA32 ecotype Philippines breed swamp buffalo chromosome 10, PCC_UOA_SB_1v2, whole genome shotgun sequence sequence atcagcaacacatttggcccaggaactgctgatGAACGTACAGCGCAGTGGTGGTTcgagaagttttgcaaaggagacgagagcttgaagatgaggagtgcagtggCTGGCCATCGGAAGTTGAGAACCAACTGAAAGCAATCAtagaagctgatcctcttacgaCGACACAAGAAGTTGTCCTAGAACTCAACATCGACCATTCaaggtcattcagcatttgaagcatgttggaaagatgaaaaagcttgataagtgggtgcctcatgagctgaccaaaaaacaacaaaaaaaatgtcatttttgaagtgttgtcttctcttgtgtACGCAACAAAACAAACCATTTCTCGGACTGTGACATGTgacgaaaagtggattttatatgacaactggcgatgaccagctcagtggttgaacTGAGAAGCTCCAAagtacttcccaaagccaaacttgcatgaaaaaaaggtcatggtcactgtttggtggtctgagGCCGGTCTGatcctggtgaaaccattacatctgagaagtatgttcAGCAAACTGATgcgatgcactgaaaactgcaatgcctgcctCTGGCATCGGTCAACAGAAtaggcccaattcttctccatgacaatgtCCAACTGCTCATCGCATAACCAATGCTGGAAAAGTTGAACGAACTGGActacgaagttttgcctcatgGGCCATATTCATCTAacctcttgccaactgactacACTTCAAGTAGTCATGTGCCTGCAATTTTTTGCAGGCAAAACGCCTCCACAACCAgcagaggcagaaaatgctttccaagagttcatcgaaTCCCAAAGTATAGATCTTTACCCTACAGGAATAaaaaaacttatttctcattggcaaaaatgtgttgactgtaatagttcctattttgattaataaaggcGTGTTTGACCCtacttataatgatttaaaattcatggtttgaaactgcagttacttttgtaccaacctaataataTAAACCAAAGGTTCGCAAGGTATGGTCTCAGGACCAGCAGCATTAACTTGGGAATTTGTTAAAAGTGCAATTTATTAGGCCCTATTCTAGTAATCGGGTGATTCTGAAGTTTAAGTTAGCTTTAACCTAAATTGCTTGAAGCTTTCTTCACACCCAGTCTACTTACCCTACTTAATCCAGTCTATGCATCCAGACTCCATCAATGATTTTCCATTTACTGGAGTACTGATTTTCCAAAGACATGTTTGTTGACCCATTACAAAAGATAGTGAAGTCAACCCAGTGGGTCAagattagaatttaattttaaatacgagaaataattttaaataagtgaaattagaaaacacaacatatcaaaatGCATCACATACAGAAGAGATAGGtattattttgtttaactttgcttatgtgtgtgtgcatgcatttcCCATTACAGGTCATAATCTGAAATGTTTGAAAAACACTTGCCTATAGCTGTGCTTCTCAAAATTTATCCACAGGCTGTttcctgagactctgcatttgtAATAAACTCCCAGGTGATGGGCAGATGGTCCTTGGACCTCAATTTTACTACCAAGAGCTATTTAACTGAGAAATCTTAGAATACTGCTAAACTTGTTACTTCAGTTTCCTTAACTCATGGTATTGTAAGTTGTATTAAACTTGAGATATGATAGATTTGCAACATGCTAGAAAATTTTGTTAACTGAATGATCAGTGTTAAGATTGTGGTATTCCAGTTAACTGATGGGGAGTCATATGATTTTTTGCTTTGACTATggctgactgcaaggagatccaagcagtccattctgaaggagatcagccctgggatttctttggaaggaatgatgctaaagctgaaactccagtactttggccacctcatgcgaagagttgactcattggaaaagactctgatgctgggagggattgggggcaggaggagaagtggacgacagaggatgagatggctggatggtatcactgactcgatggacgtgagtctgagtgaactccgggagttggtgatggacagggaggcctggcgtgctgcgattcatggggttgcaaagagtcggacacgactgagtgactgatctgatctgatctgatcatcagtatttaaaaatgagtttgccatttcctgcctTAGAAAAGGAGTAAACTGAGTTAAAATAAGTCTTCTTGGATGATTAATAATTTTGGACGGCATTAAGATAATCTAACATTTAGGATAATGTAAGAGTTACTGGAGTGCTAACTATAGGATAATATAAATGCAGATGTGTAAGATACAGAGAAAGAATGGATTCAATTTAGTAAGCACTGATCTCAGATTATACTCTGGATAATTTAATTCTTCCCCCAAATCTTGAAATGAATTACAATTTGGGGGGAGGGATCCCCTTTtttcattaaaggaaaaaaaaaatctagttcgAATTAATAAAGTCAAACAAAAAAAGTCAGTTATGTTATAATTCATTCCTAATATTCTGCATTTGCAATAAGCTCCTAGGTGACAGAGCTTCATTCACAGAGCAGCTAGCTTACTAGATGCTTCCTCTGTGCCAGCTACAGGTGTACATGGTGCTAacagagatgagaaaacaagGACTTTTCCTTAGAGGTACTCTGTCTAAAGGATCCTGCATATTTCAATGTCTCTGTAACTGACTGGATGAGAGTTTCTAGTTTCCAACTGATCtcctaagtgaaaagtgaaagtgttagttgcccattcatgtctgactctttgtgaccacatggcagtagcctgccaggctcctctgtccatgggatttcccaggcaagaatactggagtgggtagccattcccttctccaggggatcttcctgactcagggatcaaactcgtctcctgcattgcaggcagattctttcaccatctgagccaccagggaagctttaaaCTAATAGTCAATAATTACTCACATGAAATCTAGGTCACTTAACGATACTTCTATTAGTTACCAAAAATGAATATATACTAAAGAAAGGACATATTCTTAGTCTGATTACCTAGCACCAGATATAGTCGGAGC is a genomic window containing:
- the SYNJ2BP gene encoding synaptojanin-2-binding protein isoform X1 gives rise to the protein MNGRVDYLLTEEEINLTRGPSGLGFNIVGGTDQQYVSNDSGIFVSRIKENGAAALDGRLQEGDKILSLMRHPLIKLFHLSNMLQMLNDLEWSMLSSRTTSCVVVRGSASMIAFSWFSTSDGQPLHSSSSSSRLLCKTSRTTTALYVHQQFLGQMCC